In Oryzias latipes chromosome 15, ASM223467v1, the following proteins share a genomic window:
- the LOC101167981 gene encoding sphingomyelin synthase-related protein 1, which translates to MAQTEEGVSTWSCNQVAQWLQDEGFGQYVELLCTQHRLDGLSLLALTEVDLRGPPLSLSVLGDIKRLTLALHRLQRRNHDQLEELGLRPSDSIPSGLLLGVEWSMDGKDWREFNGDYCLRNGTELVRRTRGGSRNVSSAATCHAHSNGRHEQQLAGRLDPEVWKTVISSIYVFLVFGFTSFVMVIVHERVPDMRTYPPLPDIFLDSVPRIPWAFAMAEACGLVLCYMFLLILLLHKHRSILFRRLCSLMGTVFLLRCCTMFATSLSVPGQHLKCASQTYGDTWGKIQRALAIWSGFGMTLTGVQTCGDYMFSGHTVVITMLNFFVTEYTPRNWNLIHTISWVLNLFGIFFILAAHEHYSIDVFIAFYITTRLFLYYHTLANTRAYQHSRRARIWFPMFSFFECNVNGPVPNQYEWPFSKPTVMKTLIG; encoded by the exons atggCGCAGACAGAGGAGGGTGTAAGCACGTGGAGCTGTAACCAAGTGGCCCAATGGCTGCAGGACGAAGGTTTTGGTCAATATGTTGAGCTGTTGTGCACACAACACCGCCTTGATGGCCTCAGTCTGCTGGCTCTGACTGAGGTCGACCTGCGTGGTCCTCCGCTGAGTCTCTCTGTGCTGGGAGACATCAAAAGACTAACACTAGCTCTCCACCGGCTCCAAAGAAGAAACCATGACCAGCTGGAGGAACTGGGTCTTCGGCCGTCAGACAGCATCCCTTCTGGCCTTTTGCTGGGAGTGGAGTGGAGTATGGATGGAAAGGACTGGAGGGAATTCAACGGAGATTACTGTTTGCGAAATGGAACTGAACTGGTGCGAAGAACCAGAGGTGGATCTAGGAACGTGTCGAGTGCAGCGACTTGTCATGCACACTCAAATGGGAGACACGAGCAGCAGCTGGCTGGTCGGTTGGACCCAGAGGTTTGGAAAACTGTCATCAGCtccatttatgtgtttttggtgtttggatTCACCTCTTTTGTCATGGTCATTGTACATGAGCGTGTCCCTGACATGAGAACATACCCACCACTTCCTGATATATTCCTTGACAG TGTACCCAGAATCCCTTGGGCTTTTGCAATGGCTGAAGCATGTGGCCTCGTCTTGTGctacatgtttttgttgattcTTCTACTTCACAAACACAG GTCAATTCTCTTCAGACGCTTGTGCTCATTGATGGGGACAGTGTTTTTGCTACGCTGCTGCACAATGTTTGCTACCTCACTCTCTGTTCCAGGCCAGCATTTGAAATGTGCCAGTCAG ACGTATGGTGATACCTGGGGGAAAATACAGAGAGCACTAGCTATTTGGAGTGGGTTTGGGATGACTCTGACTGGCGTCCAAACCTGTGGAGACTACATGTTTAGTGGGCACACAGTTGTCATAACAATGCTCAACTTCTTTGTGACTGAAT ataCACCACGAAACTGGAATCTGATTCACACCATTTCCTGGGTGTTGAACCTGTTTGGGATTTTCTTTATCCTGGCGGCTCACGAGCACTACTCCATTGATGTGTTCATTgctttctacatcacaactcgTCTTTTTCTCTACTACCACACCTTGGCCAACACCCGTGCCTACCAGCACAGCCGCAGAGCCCGCATTTGGTTTCCCATGTTCTCCTTCTTTGAGTGCAATGTCAACGGACCTGTCCCCAACCAGTACGAATGGCCCTTTAGTAAGCCTACTGTCATGAAAACTCTTATCGGGTAA